One Aureibacillus halotolerans genomic window, GTCTGTTTTTTTCTCGTCCTTCTGGCGTTTCATTAGAGGCAACGGGACGATATTCTCCAAACCCTTTTGCACTAAACCACTGCGGCAACAGAGCATCGTTTTTCATAAGCAGTTTCATAAAGTTCACAGATCTCATCACACTGAGCTCCCAGTTTGAATCAAATCTTGCGGTACGTATTGGAACGTTATCCGTATGTCCGCTGATGATAATTTGACGCGGCGGATCCATTACAAGCAGATCTGAAAGCTCATTGGCGATGGGCTCGTACTCTGAACGAACATCTGCACGACCAGAACGGAATAAGATACTGTCTCGAATAAGAATCAATAGCCCTTCATCACTTAGTGACGTTTCAAAGGTTTCTTCCAGCTGATTCGAAGCAATATAGCTATCAATTTTTTCTTGAATTTCCTCTAGCTCTTTAAGCTCACGCTCTGTAAGCGCACTGTCATCCTCGTCTTCTCCTTCAGCAGTAGTGCCTAGGTTTTTCACATCCATTGTAGTGCCGCGCGTCGGCGCGTCAGACGGAAAATCCATCACTCCTGTTCCCCCAGTGAAAAGTTCACTAAAAACGCCGGACATCGCTCTGAATTTTTCAGCATCGACACTACTTGTGGAAAACAAGACAATAAACAGAGCGAGCAGTAAGGTCATCAAATCGGCATAAGGAATGAGCCAGGACTCGTCGATATGTTCCTCTTTATGCTTTTTTTTCCTACGCTGCGTCATTTTGCAGCGCTCCTTTTCCAGCTTTTTCTACCGTTGTGCGTTCCTTCTCGGAAAGGTAAGAGGACAGCTTTTGCTCTAACGCTTTCGGCGATTCTCCTTCAAGCAGAGACAGAATGCCTTCAATCATCATTTGCTTCACGCGAATTTCTTGTTTTGACTTCTGTTTAAGCTTGTTGGCAAAGGGATGCCAAAGGACATAACCGCTAAAAATCCCCATAAGTGTTGCCACAAAAGCTGCCGAAATCGCTGCACCGAGCTTATCGATGTCGCTCATATTGCCAAGCGCTGAAATCAATCCGATAACTGCACCTAAGACACCTAAGGTCGGGGCATACATACCAGCCTGACTGAAGATTTGAGCATTCCCTAAATGTCTTTCTTCCATCGCGTCAACTTCTTCTGACAGAACATCACGAATGTAATCAGAGTTTTTCCCATCAATCGCCATTTGCATGCCGTTTTTAAGGAATGTATCATTTAATTCTTGCATTCTCCCTTCAAGGAGCAGCAACCCTTCCTTCCGTGCGGTTTCCGTCCATGAAGAAAACAGGGCAATCACCTCGGCAGGAGACATGATTTGCTGTTCCTTAAACAAGATACCAAATAATTTCGGCACCTTTTTTATTTCATTCGTCGGGAATGCGATGCAAACAGCGGCTGCTGTTCCTACTATAATGATTAAAACCGCCGCAGGATTAATCAGCACATCCAAGCTTACACCTTTCATAAACATGCCCACTAGAACAGCCACCAAGCCAAGCACAATTCCAACGAGTGACGCTTTATCCATTTTTCATCACCTTTATGTCAGTCTTCTCTCTTTCTTATATCGGCAGATGAACAATAGATTTTAAGAGCTCGCGAAGAAATCGTCCATTTGTACCAGTTAACTTTTTGTTCACCCCCGCTTATTTTGGGCTAGTATGTACTGAACACCTAATAGACCGTTTTTCATTATCGTTCAAACAAATTTAAAAGATTTGAATTTCATGCATTCTCGCTTTGATCATGCTAGCGAGATAGACAAAAAAACACGAAAGACCTTTTAGTAGAGGCTCTTCCGTGTTTTTGCTTATTTCTTAGACGAGGAGACCTGCTGACTTCTCTGCAGACTCGACGGTTTGCTTTAATAAGGTGGCTATCGTGACGGGACCAACGCCACCAGGGACTGGGGTGATAGCACTCGCTTTTTTATAACAGGCGTCGTATTCGACATCACCGACATTTCCAGGGTTGTATCCTGCGTCAACAATGATGGCCCCCTCTTTAATCCAATCGCCTTTAACAAATTCGGGTTTCCCAACAGCTGCAACGACAATGTCAGCGCGCGACACTTTCTCTGCCAGCGCCTGGGTCTTAGAGTGACAAATCGTCACAGTCGCATTGCGGTTCAGCAGTAGCAATGATACGGGTTTTCCGAGAATAGGGCTTCGTCCAACAACGACCACATCTTTGCCTTCAAGCTCGATATTAAAATAATCAAGAATGGAAATAATGGCGCCTGGAGTACAGGATGGAAAGCGTCCAAAATCAAGGCCCGTCCGACCAAATGACGCACTTGTGACACCATCAACATCTTTATCTGGGTGAATGGCTTCAAACGCCGCCCGCTCATCCAAATGGGAAGGAATCGGGTGCTGAAGCAGGATGCCATTCACTTTTGGATCTTCATTCAACTCTTTAATCGTTTGCATCAATGTGTCTTGCGTTGTATCCGCTGGCAGTACAACGGCTTTGGACTCAATGCCAACCTTTTCGCATGCTTTCCCCTTCATTTTCACATACGTTGCAGAGGAAGGGTCGTCTCCTACCAAAATCGTTGCCAAGCACGTGTCGTGTCCTTGACGTTTCAGTTCATCCGTACGTTCTTTTACCTCGTCTCTCATAGCCTGAGAAACAATTCGACCGTCAAGCAACAATGGGTCACTCATCGTAAAACCTCCTTATGGGATCAAAAGCAGGTCGCGGATGCCCAGGCGAACGGCATGCGATTTTATGCAAAGCGTTTGTTTTCCGGCTCCCTCGTGGTGGCCTCCACGTTCATCGCCAGTTACCGAAAATGTTCGTCACCTTAAGTATAAATCACATTTGATGCTTCGAAAAGTCCCATTGTGCAAGATCCCAATCACAACCTCAGATTATTCGATACGTTCGTCGACATCAATCACTCGGAGCGGCTTTTCTGCAGGTCCATTAAGGACAAGACCATCAATGTCAAATCGTGAACCGTGGCAAGGGCATTCCCATGCTAAGTCGCTGGCATTCCAATTGACTTCACACCCCACATGCGTGCAGGTTGTGTCAACAGCATGCACTTTTCCTTCTGGCTCACGATATATCCCAACACGTTCGCCTTGATGCAAAACAACATCGCCTTCGCCAGGTTTGATATCGTCAACATGCTTCTGCAAGAGTCCAAACTTCCCACGCACAAGGTGCTTGGCCACATCCATATTGTCTCGAATGAGCTGCTTCATCGATCCAAAGCGCGCTGGCGAAAACATAGATTCTTCTTCTTTGCCTTCAACATAGCGAGCGAGGATGTGAGCTGCCGCTGCACTTGTCGTCATCCCCCATTTTCGAAAGCCTGTAGCGACGAGTACATTTCTATGTTGCTCCGTCATTGGACCGATGAAAGGCAGCTTGTCGTTTGTCACTAAATCTTGTGCTGACCAGCGATAGTGGACGCTTTTAACACCAAAGGCGCGTGACGCATACGAAAGCAAATGCTCATATGGCTTATGCGTATTGATGCCTTGTCCGGTTTTGTGTCCCTCTCCCCCAACAAGAAGCAATGGTGTGCCATCCTCTGCTTTAGCCGTACGAAGGGAATGCTGCGGAGGATCGATTTCTAAAAACATGCCATCCGGTTTATCCACATCACTTTCCACAGCAAGAACGTACGATCGACTTACATGCATGCGGGCAAAATAAAAGCCATGCGTATCAACAAACGGGAAATGTGTACAAATCAACACATGATCCCCCTGTGCTTCAGCGCCATTGCGGCAATGCACCACTGGAAGCGTCCCGAAATTCACCTTTATGGCAGGGGAATGCTCGAATAAACGTACGCCCAAACGTTCACACTCTGACAATAAAAAACGCGCGTACCTTACAGGATGGAACTGCGCTTGACTAGGGACGACAATCGCCTTTTGTGCGTTTAAGTATTCAGGAAGCTGCCCTTCATACACCCCGCCAGGAATGTGTAACTGCTCATACGCCCGGGCTTCGCGTTCAAGCTTATCTACCGAAAGATCCTGTGTTGTGTACAAGTAGGACGGTTGCTCCTCCCAATCACAGTCAATCTGGTGCTGCTCTACCATTCCCTTCATCCAACGAAACGCTTCATCGTTTGCTTTATAATAAGCCTTCGTTTTTTCAAGACCAAAACGTTGGAGAAATTCATCGTATATCACATCATGCTGCACGGAAACCTTAGCAGTAGTATGCCCACTCGTTCCGGTCATGAGATTACCTGCCTCAAGGAGGACAACCTCCTTGCCTTCCTTTGCCAGCAAATAAGCTGTTGTTAACCCCGTCAGACCGCCCCCCACGACAACGACATCCGCGGACACTCGGTCCTCCAAAACTGGAAACGACTTTTCCACAGCATGCTCTTGCCATAATGATTGTATATTTTGCGGAAGCAGCTCTTTACCATCATTGGTCATGTCATCCAACTCCTTTTTCATAGCATGACCTGGCAACTGCTCGCTCATTCGTTTAATCACAGCCTTTTTTGTAAAAAAGCATAGAAAAAATCCACAAACCTCAGCTTGTGGATAAATCCTTCTTATTCATGTTGTTTCGTTTCGATTCATTGTTTCGATCGTATAGAAAAAGTGCTCGTCCTAGCCAAAATTGGACAGCCGCGAGGGTAAACAAACAAACGCTTAATAAGGTATCGGTTTCCAAATAAAGAATTGCTCTCATGGCTAATAAAAAGCTCACTATGAGGCAACACGCACTTCCGAAAGCAAATGTATTAATTGGTTGGTTCAAAAGCCCATCTCCTTTAGTGCATGCTTGTCTCGTCCTGTTTTTTACTATTATGCAGGAGATGAACGTTTTATGCTTCAGGCTTTTGAGAAACGCTCGCTTTCTTCGTTGCTTTGCCTTGTCCGGTGCTCATTGCCCTTATGGCAACTCCGCGCCTCCCAAGCCTTCGCGCCTCGAAAGACAAGCGTTTTCAATGCGCCTGATTGCGGGGACTTTTAGTAACGATCGTTTTCTTCGTTGCTTTGCCTTCTCCGGTGCTCATTGCCCGTATGGCAACTCCGCTCCTCCCAAGACTTTGCGCCTCGAAAGACAAGCGTTTTCAATGCGCCTGATTGCGGGGACTTTTAGTAACGATCGCTTTCTTTGTTGCTTTGCCTTCTCAGGTGCTCATTGCCGGCAAAGCAACTCCGCGCTTTACTGTGAATTCATCATGACGGGGTTTCCATCGACACGGCGTCGGCAAGCAACTTGCTTTGTTTTCTCCGTTCGACACGTCTTGATGCTCTCTCTTCAGCTGTTTTATGCAGCATTCGTTCTTCTTCGCTTTCTGGCAAAACGCCTGGCACCGCTTGCTTTTGGCCATCATTATCAAAAGCCACGAAGGTCAAAAACGCTGTGTTCGCCAGTCGCCTTTTGCCTGTGCTCAAATCTTCAGCGATGACCTTCACAAACACTTCCATAGAGGAGGTGCCTACCCAGGTCACATACGATTCGAGCGTGACGGCTTCATCCAAGCGAATTGGTGTCAAAAAATCCACAGAATCCATCGAAGCGGTGACGACGTTGGCACGGCTATGTCGAGACGCCGAAATGGAGGCAATCTCATCCATATAACTCAACAATTTTCCGCCAAACATTGTGCCGTGGCTATTCGTATCTATGGGAAAAATGCGATTCGTTTTCACTGTTCTTGAAGCGGCGCAAGGTTTTTTCATGAACGGTCTCCTTTTTCTTACCCATTCGTTCGGCGTGCGAAATCAACAAAGCGAAAGCGATCGAGGCGATGT contains:
- the motB gene encoding flagellar motor protein MotB, which translates into the protein MTQRRKKKHKEEHIDESWLIPYADLMTLLLALFIVLFSTSSVDAEKFRAMSGVFSELFTGGTGVMDFPSDAPTRGTTMDVKNLGTTAEGEDEDDSALTERELKELEEIQEKIDSYIASNQLEETFETSLSDEGLLILIRDSILFRSGRADVRSEYEPIANELSDLLVMDPPRQIIISGHTDNVPIRTARFDSNWELSVMRSVNFMKLLMKNDALLPQWFSAKGFGEYRPVASNETPEGREKNRRVEILILPRTADTTSSTP
- the motA gene encoding flagellar motor stator protein MotA produces the protein MDKASLVGIVLGLVAVLVGMFMKGVSLDVLINPAAVLIIIVGTAAAVCIAFPTNEIKKVPKLFGILFKEQQIMSPAEVIALFSSWTETARKEGLLLLEGRMQELNDTFLKNGMQMAIDGKNSDYIRDVLSEEVDAMEERHLGNAQIFSQAGMYAPTLGVLGAVIGLISALGNMSDIDKLGAAISAAFVATLMGIFSGYVLWHPFANKLKQKSKQEIRVKQMMIEGILSLLEGESPKALEQKLSSYLSEKERTTVEKAGKGALQNDAA
- a CDS encoding bifunctional 5,10-methylenetetrahydrofolate dehydrogenase/5,10-methenyltetrahydrofolate cyclohydrolase translates to MSDPLLLDGRIVSQAMRDEVKERTDELKRQGHDTCLATILVGDDPSSATYVKMKGKACEKVGIESKAVVLPADTTQDTLMQTIKELNEDPKVNGILLQHPIPSHLDERAAFEAIHPDKDVDGVTSASFGRTGLDFGRFPSCTPGAIISILDYFNIELEGKDVVVVGRSPILGKPVSLLLLNRNATVTICHSKTQALAEKVSRADIVVAAVGKPEFVKGDWIKEGAIIVDAGYNPGNVGDVEYDACYKKASAITPVPGGVGPVTIATLLKQTVESAEKSAGLLV
- a CDS encoding FAD-dependent oxidoreductase; its protein translation is MTNDGKELLPQNIQSLWQEHAVEKSFPVLEDRVSADVVVVGGGLTGLTTAYLLAKEGKEVVLLEAGNLMTGTSGHTTAKVSVQHDVIYDEFLQRFGLEKTKAYYKANDEAFRWMKGMVEQHQIDCDWEEQPSYLYTTQDLSVDKLEREARAYEQLHIPGGVYEGQLPEYLNAQKAIVVPSQAQFHPVRYARFLLSECERLGVRLFEHSPAIKVNFGTLPVVHCRNGAEAQGDHVLICTHFPFVDTHGFYFARMHVSRSYVLAVESDVDKPDGMFLEIDPPQHSLRTAKAEDGTPLLLVGGEGHKTGQGINTHKPYEHLLSYASRAFGVKSVHYRWSAQDLVTNDKLPFIGPMTEQHRNVLVATGFRKWGMTTSAAAAHILARYVEGKEEESMFSPARFGSMKQLIRDNMDVAKHLVRGKFGLLQKHVDDIKPGEGDVVLHQGERVGIYREPEGKVHAVDTTCTHVGCEVNWNASDLAWECPCHGSRFDIDGLVLNGPAEKPLRVIDVDERIE
- a CDS encoding acyl-CoA thioesterase, with translation MKKPCAASRTVKTNRIFPIDTNSHGTMFGGKLLSYMDEIASISASRHSRANVVTASMDSVDFLTPIRLDEAVTLESYVTWVGTSSMEVFVKVIAEDLSTGKRRLANTAFLTFVAFDNDGQKQAVPGVLPESEEERMLHKTAEERASRRVERRKQSKLLADAVSMETPS